The Streptomyces sp. NBC_01363 region GGAGTCCATCGCCTGCGTGATGTTCACCTCCGGATCGACCGGAGTTCCCAAGGGGGTCGCGGCCTCGCACCGGGCGCTGGCCGCCACGTTCATCGGCCCCGACTACCTGGACTTCGGCCCCGGGCAGACCTATCTGCAGAGCTCCCCGGTGTCCTGGGACGCCTTTGCCCTGGAGGTCTTCGGACCACTCCTGCACGGCGGCGTCTGCGTCCTCCAGCCCGGCCAGCACACCGATCCGCACCAGATCGCGGAGCTGGTGGAGCGGCACGGGATCACCACCCTGCAGATGTCGGCGAGCCTGTTCAACCACATGCTCGACGAGCACCCGGCGGTCTTCTCACAGATCAAGGAGGCCATGACCGCCGGTGAGGCTGCCTCACCCGCCCACACCGCCAAGGCGCTGGCCGACCACCCCCACCTCCACCTGGTCAACGGCTACGGGCCGGCCGAGAGCATGGGCTTCACCACCACCCACACCCTCACCGGGCCGGCGCCCGCCATCCCGATCGGACGGCCGATCGCCGGCAAGCACGCCTACGTCCTGGACGAGAACCTCCGGCTGCTGCCGCCGGGTGTCCCCGGTGAGCTCTACGTCGCCGGGCACGGCCTCGCCCACGGCTACATCGGACAGCCCGTACTGAGCGCGGAGCGGTTCGTCGCCGACCCGCACGGTGCGCCCGGCTCGCGGATGTACCGCACCGGCGACCTGGCCCGCTGGAGCCAGGACGGCGCGCTGGAGTATTTCGGCCGGGCCGACCAGCAGATCAAGTTGCGGGGCTTCCGCATCGAGCCGGGTGAGATCGAATCGGCGCTGCTGCGGCACCCCTCCCTCGCCCAGGTGGCGGTGCTGATCCGCGAGGACCGGCCCGGTGACAAACGGCTGGTGGCGTACGTGGTGCCCACCGAAGGCAGTCGGCCGGATCTTCCCGAACTGCGCCGGCACGCGGTCGCGGCCCTGCCCGAGTACATGGTGCCGGCCACGATCGTGCCACTGGACGCGCTGCCCCTGACGGTCAACGGCAAGCTCGACCGCCGTGCGCTGCCCGAACCGCAGCAGGCCGACACCGGCGGCGGCCGGGCGCCGCGCACCCCGGCGGAGGAAGTCCTGTGCGGGCTCTTCGCGGAGGTCCTGGGCCTGACGTCGGTCACCATCGACGACCACTTCTTCCAACTGGGCGGCCACTCGCTGCTCGCCACCCGGCTGATCGGCCGGATCCGCTCCATCTGGGACACCCGCGTCACCATCCGGGACCTGTTCCAGTACCCGACGCCCGTGCTGCTCGCCGAACACATCGCCACGAACACGGGCGGCGACCCGATGGAGACGCTGCTGCCGATCCGGGCCGCGTCCGGCACCGACGACGAGGCCCCGCTGTTCTGCGTCCACGCGATCTCCGGGATGAGCTGGTCGTACGCCGGACTGCTCCGGCACATCGGTGGGCGACGTCCGCTGATCGGGCTGCAGGCAAAGGAGTTGACCAGCCCCTCGGACCGGCCGGCCGGCATCGAGGAGATGGCGGACGGCTACGTGGCCGAGATCCGCTCGGTCCAGGCCCACGGCCCGTACCACCTGCTCGGCTGGTCGTTCGGCGGTCTGGTGGCGCACGCCATCGCTGCCCGGCTGGAGGAGCAGGGCGAGGAGGTCGCCATCCTGGCGCTGCTCGATTCCTACCCGCTGCCCGACGGATTCTGGCCACCCGCGATCACCGGCCGGGAGGTGCTGACCGCGCTGCTCGGCGGACGCGGCGCCGAACTCGACGTACGGTGCGCCGACACCGCCCCGGACGCGGAGGAGCTGGCCGCCGTGCTGCGCGCCGAGGACGCGATCCTGGGCGCGCTGGAGCCCGCCCAGGCCGCGGCGGTCGTCGCCGCGACGGCCGGCAACCTGGAGATGCGCTACCGGTACGTTCCCCGGCGGCGGTTCGGCGGCGACGCGGTGTTCTTCAACGCCGCCCGCACCCCGGCCGCGACGGGCGGCGCGGACGCCTGGGCACCCCATGTCGGGGGCCGCGTCGAGGAGCACGACATCGACTGCGAGCACTGGGACATGACCACGGCCGAGCCGCTGCGCGAGATCGGAAAGGTACTGGCCGAGGAGTTGCGAGGAGTGCGTCACTGACCGAGGGTCCTCCGTCCGGATCACGCAGGATCCGGACGGAGGACCTCAGTAGCCCACAGGTGCCCGGGTCCGCCACGACGGCGGACCCGGGCACCTTCGCGTGCGCCGCCGTCGCCGGTACCCCGAATTGCCCGCGTGCTGCCGCTCATGCCGCCGGGCAGCGGGTTCCGGCCTGCATAGCGTGAAGCCATCCGCAGGCCACGGCTCCCGGCAACAGAAAGTCAAGGAAATGGTTGATCATTCCGGCTGGCGTGTCGGGGTAGCTTCAGCCCCCGTCCACCACGGCGAGATCCTGCAAGGCGTGTTCCCCGGTGACGGCGGGCTCACCCGAGGTCTCGTCACTCTTCCCTGCACCATTCACGCGACCCGCGCGACGTTCATCCCCGCTCCCGGCGCGGAGGTCACCGTCACGCCGGACTGGAAGGGCAAGGCGCGGCGCGCGGCCGAACTCGCGGTCCGCGCCGTGACACCGCCGGGCGCCGAGCCGGCGGGCGGCCATCTCGACCTCACCGGTGACGTACCGCTGTGCCGGGGCTTCGGCTCGTCCACCAGCGATGTGCTCGCGGCCATCTGGGCGGTGAAGGACGCGTTCGTCAGCCCGCTGCCGCCGCAGGAGGTCGCCCGGATCGCGGTGCGCGCGGAGACCGCGTCCGACTCGCTGATGTTCGAGGAGTCCACCGTCCTTTTCGCCCAGCGCGAGGGCACGGTGATCGAGGACTTCGGCTACCGGATGCCGGCCCTGCGGATTCTCGGCTTCGGCTCACGCCCCGCGGGCGGCGGGCGGGGCGTGGACACGCTGGCCCTCTCGCCGGCCCGCTACGGGCAGGACGAGATCGACCTCTTCACCCGGCTGCAGGCGATGCTCCGGGAGGCCATCCAGATGAAGGACGTGGCCCTGCTGGGCTCGGTGGCCACGGCCAGCACGGAGATCAACCAGCGTCATCTGCCGATCCCGGACCTCGACCGCATCCGTGACATCGCGCGGACCACGGGAGCCGTCGGGGTACAGGCGGCGCACAGCGGGGACATCGCCGGTCTCCTCTTCGACCGGGACGACCCCGAGGTCGAGGCGCGGACCGACCTGGCCCAGGACCTCCTGCAAGAGCTCGGAATTCACGAGCAGTGGAACTACACAACGGGTGACTGACATGACGACGACGACTCTGCCCAAGGCTCACTCCTCGATCGTGGAGGCCACGGAGCTGCCACGCATCATCAAGGTGACCGACAACCTCTACGCGGCGGCCTTCAGCCTCATGAAGCTGCTGCCCGCCCGCTACATACTCGACCGCGCCGAGGCGGCCGGCCTGATCTCCCCGGGCACCCGGATCATCGAGACCTCCTCGGGCACCTTCGCCCTGGGCCTGGCCATGGTCTGCCGGCTGCGCGGCTACCCGCTGACCATCGTCGGCGACTCGGCGATCGACCGGGATCTGCGCACCCGGCTCGAAATGCTCGGTACGACGGTGGAGATCGTCGAGCACACCGGCCAGGCCGGCGGCATCCAGGGCGCCCGGCTCGCCCGCGTCGCCGAGCTGCGCCGGCAGCACCCGGACGCCTTCGTCCCCGGCCAGTACGACAACCCCGACAACCCCGGCGCGTACGGCATCGTCGCCGACCTGATCGGCAACACCGTCGGAGTCGTGGACTGCCTGGTGGGCCCGGTGGGTTCGGGCGGCTCCACCGGCGGACTCGCCGCCGCGCTGCGGCAGACCGGCCCGGCACTGCACCTGGTCGGCGTGGACACCCAGGGCAGCATCATCTTCGGCAGCCCGGACGGACCGCGCATGCTGCGCGGGCTCGGCAGCAGCATCCACCCGGGCAACGTCAAGCACGCGGCGTACGACGAGGTCCACTGGGTGACGGCCCCCGAGGCGTTCCACGCGACCCATGAGCTCTACCGCGAGCACGGCCTGTTCATGGGCCCGACCAGCGGCGCGTCCTTCCAGGTGGCGTCGTGGTGGGCCGAGCAGAACCCGGACAGCACCGTCGTGATGGTGCTCCCGGACGAGGGCTACCGCTACCAGTCCACGGTCTACAACGACAGCTGGCTCAGCGAGCAGGGCATCGTCCCGGCCCCCGCCACCGGCGGCCCGCTCACCGTCGAGCATCCGCTGGACGCCACCGCCGCCTGGTCCCGGCTGCTGTGGGCCCGCCGCGGCTTCGACGACGTGGTGATGCCGGTGGTCGGCTCATGAACGAGCGCCTGCTGCTCCTGGTGGAGAGCAACACCACCGGTACGGGACGGCTGTTCGCGCGGCGCGCGGCCGAACTCGGTGTGGTGCCCGTGCTGCTGTGCGCGGACCCGGGCCGCTACCCGTACGCCGCCGAGGACCGGCTGCGGACGGTCGTCGTGGACACCTCGGACGAGGCCGCGCTGTGGGCGGCCGTCCGCGCGCTGGAGGACGACGCCACCGTCGCGGGCGTCCTGACCAGCTCCGAGTACTACGTACCGACCGCCGCCGCACTGGCGTACCGGCTCGGGCTGCCCGGCCCGTCGGCCGAGGCCGTACGGGCCTGCCGCGACAAGGCCGAGCAACGCCGGGTGCTCGACGAGGCGGGCGTCGGGTCGCCGGACTTCGCGGGCGTCTCCGAGGTCGCCGACGCACTCGCCGCGGCCCGCTCCATCGGACTGCCCGTGGTGGTCAAACCGGTGCAGGGGTCGGGGAGTCTGGGCGTACGGCTCTGCGCGGACCTCGACGAGGTCGCCGAACACGCCGGGACGCTGCTGGCGGCCACCGTGAACGAGCGGGGCATCGCGTCACCGAGCCGGATCCTGGTCGAGGAGTACCTGACGGGCCCGGAATTCTCCGTCGAGGTGTTCGGCACCGACGCCGTCGTCACCGTCGCCAAGCACGTCGGCGCGCTGCCGTCCTTCGTCGAGATCGGCCACGACGTGCCGGCCGCACTGCCCGGCGAACAGGAGATCGCCCTGCGCGAGTCCGCGGTACGCGCCGTGCGGGCGCTCGGACTCGGCTGGGGAGCCGCCCATGTCGAACTGCGCCTGACCGGGCCCCGCACCGCCGAGGTCATCGAGGTCAACCCCAGGCTGGCCGGCGGCATGATCCCCGAACTGGTCCGCAGGGCCTGCGGGATCGACCTGGTGCGCGCCCAGGTGCTGGCCGCCCTCGGCACCGCCCCCGAGCTGGAACGCGGCGGATACGCCCGCGCCTCGATCCGGTTCCTCACCGCGGAACAGGACGGCATCCTCGACCGGTCCGCCGCACTCGCGGAAGCCGTGGCCAGGGCCCGCACCGTACCGGGCACCGTCGAGGCGGTGCTCTACCGCGCCCCGGGCGAACCCGTCGGCCCCGCCGAGGACTTCCGGGGCCGCGTCGGTCACGCCATCGCCGTCGCCGACCGCTCGGTACGGGCGGCCGAGGCCGCCGACCGGGCCGTGGCCCTGCTCGGCGAGGCCGTGTCTTACGCGGACCTGCACACAGAGGAGGCATTCGCATGACCGCAGCGACGGCGCACGGCGTCGACACCGGCCGGCTCAAGGCCGCGCTCGACGCCGAGGCGCACCGCATCGTCTACGACCAGTACCTGCCGGACACCGCGGACGGGCTGGGCGAGGAGCTGCGCTGCATCAGTGAGGTCGACCGGGCCCACCTGATCATGCTCACCGAACGCGGGATCGTGGACGCCGACCGGGCCGCGGCCCTGCTGCGCACCATCGAGGAACTGCGCGGACAGGACTTCGCCCCGGTCCGGGCCACCCCGATGCCGCGCGGCGTCTACCTGGCGTACGAGGGACACCTCATCGAGCGGCTGGGCGACGGGACCGGCGGCATCCTGCACACCGGCCGCTCGCGCAACGACCTCAACGCCACCACCACCCGGCTGAAGACGCGCGGGCCGTACCTGGCCCTGCTCGACGCGGTCGACCGGCTGGCGGGGGTGCTCCTGGCGAAGGCCGAGGAGTACCGGGACGTGGTCATGCCCGCCTACACCCACGGCCAGCCGGCCGTTCCGATCAGCTACGGCCACTACCTCGCCGGTGTCGCCGGCGCGGTGCTGCGCGCGTACGAGTCGCTGCTGGACGCCGGACGCCAGCTCGACGTCAACCCGCTGGGCGCCGGCGCGATCGGCGGGACGTCCGTCCCCATCGCCCCCCGGCGCACCGCCGAACTGCTCGGCTTCAGCTCCGCCGCGCCCAACTCGGTGGACGCGGTGGCCTCCCGGGACTTCGTACTGGACCTGCTGTCCGCCTCCGCCGTCCTCGGCGTCGCGCTGGCCCGCGCCGGGCGGGACCTGAGCACCTGGACCTCGGAGGAGTTCGGGCTGCTGCGGGTGGGCGACACCCTCGTCGGCTCCAGCTCGATGATGCCGCAGAAGCGCAACCCCTTCCTGCTCGAACACATCCAGGGCAGGTCCACCGCGAGCCTCGGCGCCTTCGTCGGCGCGGCGTCCGCGATGACCACCGGCGGCTACACCAACGCCATCGCGGTGGGCACCGAGGCCGTACGGCACCTCCGGCCCGGTCTGAGCAGCACCACCGACGCGGTGACGCTGCTGAGCCTGGTGGTGGCGGGCACGGAACCGGAACGGGAACGCATGACGGACCGGGCCGTGGACGGTTTCACCTCGGCCACGTACCTGGCGGAGCGGCTCGTCCTGGACGGGACACCGTTCCGTGCCGCGCACCATCTGGTCGGCGAGACCGTGCTCGGTGCCCTGGAATCCGGCCGGTCGCTGGTGGACGCGGCGCGGTTCGCCGCAGTCGACGACGGCGGGCTGGCCCCCGACCGGGTGGCCGCGGCGTGCGCCCACGGCGGCGGCCCCGGTTCCACGGCGGACGGGATCCGCGCCCTCGGTGCCCGACGGGACGTCCTCCGAGCCGAGTTGTCCGACCGGCGCACCCGCTGGGCGGACGGCGCGGCACTGCTGTCGCAGGCCGTGACCGAGGCGGTGACGTCATGTCGGCCCGCCTGACCGAACGCGCTCCGGGCGAGGAGCAGGAACGTCCGCCGCGCAGCGGACTTCTCGGCCACCACGACTTCCGGCTGCTGTGGCTCGGCGAGACGACCAACCGCGTCGGCATCAACATCACCGGGGTCGCCATGCCCCTGGTGGCCGTGGTGACGCTCGATGCGAGCACGTTCTGGGTGAGTGTGCTGGCGGCCGCCCCCTGGCTGCCCTGGCTGCTCATCGGCCTGCCCGCCGGTGCCTGGGTGGACCGGATGCGACGCCGGCCGATCATGCTGATCTGCAACCTGGTCCCGCTGGTGCTCCTGGCCAGCGTTCCGGTGGCCGGCTGGCTCGGCGTCCTGACGATGACCCAGCTGATGGTCGTGGCGCTGATCAACGGGTTCGCCGCGGTGTTCTTCGGCATCTCGTACAAGGTCTATCTGCCCTCGATCGTCGAACCCGAGGACCTCCAGGAGGCCAACGCCAAGCTCCAGGGCAGCGAATCGGTGGCCCAGGTCGCGGGGCTGGGAGGCGGCGGTCTGCTGGCCCAGGCGTTCGGTGCCGCCTCCGGACTCCTGGTCAACTCGGCGACGTTCCTGGTCTCCGCACTGTGCCTGCTCGGCATCCGCCGCAAGGAGCCGATCCCGGAGAAACCCGAGGAACGCCGAGCCCTGCGACAGGACATCAAGGAGGGCGTGCAGTACACCTTCAGGGATCCGTACCTACGAGTCCTCACCCTGTACGGCACCGCCACCAACCTGCTGCTGACGGCCGAGGCGGCGATCCTGCCGGTCTTCATCATCCGTGAGCTCGGGGTGCCCGAAGGCGCCACCGGCTGGCTCCTCGCGTCGAGCAGCATCGGCGGGATCCTCGGGGCCACCACCGCGAAACGCCTGATCGCACGGCTCGGTTCGGCCCGCGGACTGCTGGTCGCCACGATCGCCAGCGCCCCGTTCGCCCTGCTCATCCCGCTGACGGGGACGGACTGGACCCTGTCCGCACTGGTGGTGGGGAGCGCGGTCCTCTCGCTCGGCGTCGTGCTCGCCAACGTGATCCAGGGGGCGTTCCGCCAGCGCTACTGTCCGCCCCAGCTGCTCGGCCGTGTCTCGGCCAGCGTCTCGGTCGCGAACTTCGGCGCCATTCCCTTCGGTTCCCTGCTCGGCGGGATCCTCGGCACCGCCCTCGGCCTGCGGCCCACCCTGTGGCTGCTCACCGCGGGACTCGCCCTGACCCCGCTGCTCCTCCTGATCGGGCCGCTGCGCCGGACGCGCGACCTGCCGGTCGCGCCGGCCACGCCGTGAGACCCGACTCGCCTGTCACTCTCGTACGAACAGGAGAGACCCCGTGGAACAAACCCTGCCGTGGGTCGTCCGTGAGCTGCCACCCCCTGGCTCACTCGACCTCTGGCTCCTGAGGGTCTCGGATGTCCCCATCGGCATCCTGGACGAACAGGTACTCGACGCGACCGAGCGTCAACGTGCCGCCACCCTCATGCACGCCGCCGACCGGACCCGGTTCACGGCCGCGCATGTCGCCCTTCGCCGGCTGCTCGGCTCGTACCTGAGCCTGCGCCCCGAGGAGGTCCACTTCGGCCGGGACACCTGCCCCTGCTGCGGCGGACCGCACGGCCGGCCCACCGTGCTCGACGCCGACGACCGGCTGTTCTTCTCGCTGTCCCACCGGGGCGACCTCGCCGTCGTCGGAACCGCGGCGGCCCCCATCGGGGTCGACGTGGAACTGGTGCCGGACGAGGACGGCACCGCGGACCTCGCCGCGATGCTGCACGTCGACGAGCAGGCCGAACTGGCCGCACTGAGCCCGCCGGCGCGGCCTCGGGCCCTGGCCCGGCTCTGGACCCGCAAGGAGGCCTACCTCAAGGGCCTCGGCACGGGTCTCGGCCGCGACCCCGCTCTCGACTACGTCGGCTCGGGACGCCCCGAGGGCCCGTACCCGCCGTCCGGCTGGACCCTCCTCGACGTTCCGGTGGACCGGGGCTACGCGGCGGCGGTGGCGGTCCGCGGCGAGCTCACCAGGGACGGCCTGCTGGTCAGGAAGCTCGCCGGCCTCGATGTCGTACGGCACACCTGCGACGCCCTGCAGACGGCAAGAACCCCGCCCTGACCTCCACCGAAGTCCGCCGGGTGCACCGTTGCGGTGATCACCCGGCGGCGGGCACGCACCATCCGGCCGCTCCCGCCGCGGCTGCCGATCACCGATACGTCCTCGCCAACACTCCTACGGACTTTTGGAACTGACGATGTCAAACGCTGTGAAGCAGGCCCCCGCGGCCCTCCTCCCGCAAGTGCGGCCCCGTACCGCCGGGCAGCCGGACACCGGCGCCGAGCACGTGACGGGCGCCCAGTCCCTCATCCGGTCGCTCGAAGAGGCCGGCGCGGAAACCGTGTTCGGCATTCCCGGCGGTTCGATCCTGCCCGCCTACGACCCGATGATGGACTCGACCCGGGTCCGTCATGTGCTGGTCCGCCACGAGCAGGGCGCCGGGCACGCGGCCACCGGATACGCCCAGGCCACCGGCAAGGTCGGGGTGTGCATGGCGACCTCGGGGCCGGGCGCCACCAATCTGGTGACCCCGATCGCGGACGCGCACATGGACTCGGTGCCGCTGGTCGCGATCACCGGCCAGGTCTCCTCCAAGGCGATCGGCACGGACGCCTTCCAGGAGGCGGACATCGTCGGTATCACCATGCCGATCACCAAGCACAACTTCCTGGTCACGAACGCCGACGACATCCCGAGGACGGTCGCCGAGGCCTTCCGCATCGCCTCGACCGGCCGCCCCGGCCCCGTACTCATCGACATCACCAAGGACGCCCTGCAGGCAACCACCACCTTCCGGTGGCCGACGACGACGGACCTGCCCGGCTACCGCCCGGTCACCAAGCCGCACGCCAAGCAGATCCGCGAGGCCGCCCGGCTGATCAGCGCGTCGAGCCGCCCGGTCCTCTACGTCGGCGGCGGTGTGCTCAAGGCGCGGGCCACGGACGAACTGCGCACCCTGGCCGAGCTGACCGGGGCGCCCGTGGTCACCACCCTGATGGCGCTGGGCGCCTTCCCCGGCAGCCACCCGCAGCACGTGGGCATGCCCGGCATGCACGGGGACGTCGCGGCGGTCGCCGCGCTCCAGAAGGCCGATCTGATCGTGGCCCTGGGGGCCCGGTTCGACGACCGGGTCACCGGCAGGCTGGACGGCTTCGCCCCGCACGCCAAGGTCGTCCACGCCGACATCGACCCGGCGGAGATCTCCAAGAACCGGGTCGCCGACGTACCCATCGTCGGGGACGCCTGCGAGGTACTCGTCGCCCTGGCCGCCGCCGTACGCGCCGAGCAGGAGGGCGGCCGCGCCGGCGAGGCCGCCCGGACGGGATATCCGGCCTGGTGGCGGGAGCTGAACCACTGGCGGACCACCTATCGGCGCGGCTACGAACTGCCCGCCGACCCCGGACTGCTCTCCCCGCAGCAGGTCATCGAACGGATCGGCCGACTCGCCCCGCAGGGAACGCTGTTCGCCTCCGGTGTGGGACAGCACCAGATGTGGGCGGCGCAGTTCCTCCCGCACGAGGAACCGGGCACCTGGTTCAACTCGGGCGGCGCCGGAACGATGGGGTACGCGGTCCCGGCCGCGATGGGCGCCAAGGCCGGACGCCCCGAACGGACGGTCTGGGCGATCGACGGCGACGGCTGCTTCCAGATGACCAACCAGGAACTCACCACCTGCGCGCTCAACAACATCCCGATCAAGGTCGCGATCATCAACAACGGCGCGCTCGGGATGGTCCGCCAGTGGCAGAACCTGTTCTACGGGGCACGGTTCTCCAACACGGTGCTGCACGACGGCGCCACCAACGCCACCACCGGTTCGACCCGCGGAGTGGGATCCGACACCAACCGCGGCACCCGGGTCCCGGACTTCGTACAGCTCTCCGAGGCGATGGGCTGTGTGGGCCTGCGCTGCGAGAACCCCTACGAGCTCGACGCGATCATCGACAAGGCCAACGCGATCAACGACCGTCCCGTCGTCGTGGACTTCATCGTCCACGAGGACGCGATGGTGTGGCCGATGGTCCCTGCCGGCACCTCCAACGACGACATCATGGCCGCACGCGACGTACGCCCCGACTTCGGCGACTCCGCGGACGACTGAGAGGACCCTCTGACATGTCCCAGCACACGCTCTCCGTCCTGGTCGAGGACACGCCCGGCATCCTCGCCCGTGTCGCCGCCCTGTTCTCGCGCCGCGGCTTCAACATCGACTCGCTCGCGGTCGGCACCACCGAACATCCCGAGCTCTCCCGCATCACCATCGTCGTCAGGGTCGACCACGAACTGGCCCTGGAACAGGTGACCAAGCAGCTCAACAAGCTGGTCAACGTCCTGAAGATCGTCGAGCTGGAGGCGGACTCCGCCGTCCAGCGCGAACTGGTCCTGGTGAAGGTGAGCGCAGGCAACGGCACCCGGGCCCAGATCGTCCAGATCGCCGAACTGTTCCGGGCCAGAACCGTCGACGTCTCGCCCGACGCCGTCACCCTCGAAGCGACCGGCTCCGGCGACAAGCTCGACGCGATGCTCCGGATGCTCGCGAGCTTCGGCATCAAGGAGCTCGTCCAGTCCGGCGCGATCGCGATCGGCCGCGGCTCCCGGGCCCTGGCAGACCGCGCCGCGCGCGAGACCCGGCCGATCCGCCTGACCCCGGCCTCCGCCACCACGGCTACGACCGACGCGCAGAGCGCCTAGGGCGTGTTTTAGAAGTCCCGTCTGTCTCGCGGGGTCTGACACGCACGCTCGCCGCGTTGCCGAAATGCCCTCGTAGCGGAGCTACTAGGGCACCCCGGCGCCTTGCGATCGCACGCGCCAGACCCCGCGAGACCCGCCCTCCGGGCGGACGACGCTACTTCTAAAACACGCCCTAGCACCTCCCGCACAGAACACAGCTTTCCGCATTCCCGTCCGCACACCCTCACGTTCCAGGAATCAAGGAGAACCACCATGCCCGCCGAGCTGTTCTACGACGACGATGCCGACCTGTCCATCATCCAGGGCCGCAAGGTCGCGGTCATCGGCTACGGCAGCCAGGGCCACGCCCACGCGCTGTCGCTGCGCGACTCGGGTGTCGACGTCCGGGTCGGTCTGCACGAGGGCTCCAAGTCCAAGGCCAAGGCCGAGGAGCAGGGCCTGCGCGTGGTGACCCCGGCCGAGGCCGCCGCCGAGGCCGACGTCATCATGATCCTGGTCCCGGACCCGATCCAGGCCCAGGTCTACGAGGAGTCCATCAAGGACAACCTCAAGGACGGCGACGCGCTGTTCTTCGGCCACGGCCTGAACATCCGCTTCGACTTCATCAAGCCGCCGGCCAATGTGGATGTCTGCATGGTCGCGCCGAAGGGCCCGGGTCACCTGGTCCGTCGTCAGTACGAGGAGGGCCGCGGCGTTCCGTGCATCGTGGCCGTCGAGCAGGACCCCTCGGGCAACGGCCTGGCGCTCGCCCTGTCGTACGCGAAGGGCATCGGCGGCACCCGCGCCGGCGTCATCAGGACGACCTTCACCGAGGAGACCGAGACCGACCTGTTCGGTGAGCAGGCCGTCCTCTGCGGTGGCACCGCCGCCCTGGTCAAGGCCGGTTTCGAGACCCTGACCGAGGCCGGTTACCAGCCGGAGATCGCGTACTTCGAGTGCCTGCACGAGCTGAAGCTCATCGTGGACCTCATGTACGAGGGCGGCCTGGAGAAGATGCGCTGGTCCATCTCGGAGACCGCGGAATGGGGCGACTACGTCACCGGCCCGCGGATCATCACCGACGCCACCAAGGCCGAGATGAAGAAGGTCCTCGCGGAGATCCAGGACGGCACCTTCGCCAAGAACTGGATGGCCGAGTACCACAACGGTCTGCCCAAGTACAACGAGTACAAGAAGGCCGACAGCGACCACCTCCTGGAGACCACCGGCCGCGAGCTGCGCAAGCTCATGAGCTGGGTCGACGACGAGGACGCGTAGCCGCGAAACGGCCGACGGACGTCCGGCCCCCGGTGCGCGAAGGCGCCCGCG contains the following coding sequences:
- a CDS encoding kinase; this translates as MVDHSGWRVGVASAPVHHGEILQGVFPGDGGLTRGLVTLPCTIHATRATFIPAPGAEVTVTPDWKGKARRAAELAVRAVTPPGAEPAGGHLDLTGDVPLCRGFGSSTSDVLAAIWAVKDAFVSPLPPQEVARIAVRAETASDSLMFEESTVLFAQREGTVIEDFGYRMPALRILGFGSRPAGGGRGVDTLALSPARYGQDEIDLFTRLQAMLREAIQMKDVALLGSVATASTEINQRHLPIPDLDRIRDIARTTGAVGVQAAHSGDIAGLLFDRDDPEVEARTDLAQDLLQELGIHEQWNYTTGD
- a CDS encoding PLP-dependent cysteine synthase family protein, encoding MTTTTLPKAHSSIVEATELPRIIKVTDNLYAAAFSLMKLLPARYILDRAEAAGLISPGTRIIETSSGTFALGLAMVCRLRGYPLTIVGDSAIDRDLRTRLEMLGTTVEIVEHTGQAGGIQGARLARVAELRRQHPDAFVPGQYDNPDNPGAYGIVADLIGNTVGVVDCLVGPVGSGGSTGGLAAALRQTGPALHLVGVDTQGSIIFGSPDGPRMLRGLGSSIHPGNVKHAAYDEVHWVTAPEAFHATHELYREHGLFMGPTSGASFQVASWWAEQNPDSTVVMVLPDEGYRYQSTVYNDSWLSEQGIVPAPATGGPLTVEHPLDATAAWSRLLWARRGFDDVVMPVVGS
- a CDS encoding ATP-grasp domain-containing protein; this translates as MNERLLLLVESNTTGTGRLFARRAAELGVVPVLLCADPGRYPYAAEDRLRTVVVDTSDEAALWAAVRALEDDATVAGVLTSSEYYVPTAAALAYRLGLPGPSAEAVRACRDKAEQRRVLDEAGVGSPDFAGVSEVADALAAARSIGLPVVVKPVQGSGSLGVRLCADLDEVAEHAGTLLAATVNERGIASPSRILVEEYLTGPEFSVEVFGTDAVVTVAKHVGALPSFVEIGHDVPAALPGEQEIALRESAVRAVRALGLGWGAAHVELRLTGPRTAEVIEVNPRLAGGMIPELVRRACGIDLVRAQVLAALGTAPELERGGYARASIRFLTAEQDGILDRSAALAEAVARARTVPGTVEAVLYRAPGEPVGPAEDFRGRVGHAIAVADRSVRAAEAADRAVALLGEAVSYADLHTEEAFA
- a CDS encoding argininosuccinate lyase, with amino-acid sequence MTAATAHGVDTGRLKAALDAEAHRIVYDQYLPDTADGLGEELRCISEVDRAHLIMLTERGIVDADRAAALLRTIEELRGQDFAPVRATPMPRGVYLAYEGHLIERLGDGTGGILHTGRSRNDLNATTTRLKTRGPYLALLDAVDRLAGVLLAKAEEYRDVVMPAYTHGQPAVPISYGHYLAGVAGAVLRAYESLLDAGRQLDVNPLGAGAIGGTSVPIAPRRTAELLGFSSAAPNSVDAVASRDFVLDLLSASAVLGVALARAGRDLSTWTSEEFGLLRVGDTLVGSSSMMPQKRNPFLLEHIQGRSTASLGAFVGAASAMTTGGYTNAIAVGTEAVRHLRPGLSSTTDAVTLLSLVVAGTEPERERMTDRAVDGFTSATYLAERLVLDGTPFRAAHHLVGETVLGALESGRSLVDAARFAAVDDGGLAPDRVAAACAHGGGPGSTADGIRALGARRDVLRAELSDRRTRWADGAALLSQAVTEAVTSCRPA
- a CDS encoding MFS transporter, whose translation is MSARLTERAPGEEQERPPRSGLLGHHDFRLLWLGETTNRVGINITGVAMPLVAVVTLDASTFWVSVLAAAPWLPWLLIGLPAGAWVDRMRRRPIMLICNLVPLVLLASVPVAGWLGVLTMTQLMVVALINGFAAVFFGISYKVYLPSIVEPEDLQEANAKLQGSESVAQVAGLGGGGLLAQAFGAASGLLVNSATFLVSALCLLGIRRKEPIPEKPEERRALRQDIKEGVQYTFRDPYLRVLTLYGTATNLLLTAEAAILPVFIIRELGVPEGATGWLLASSSIGGILGATTAKRLIARLGSARGLLVATIASAPFALLIPLTGTDWTLSALVVGSAVLSLGVVLANVIQGAFRQRYCPPQLLGRVSASVSVANFGAIPFGSLLGGILGTALGLRPTLWLLTAGLALTPLLLLIGPLRRTRDLPVAPATP
- a CDS encoding 4'-phosphopantetheinyl transferase superfamily protein, whose product is MEQTLPWVVRELPPPGSLDLWLLRVSDVPIGILDEQVLDATERQRAATLMHAADRTRFTAAHVALRRLLGSYLSLRPEEVHFGRDTCPCCGGPHGRPTVLDADDRLFFSLSHRGDLAVVGTAAAPIGVDVELVPDEDGTADLAAMLHVDEQAELAALSPPARPRALARLWTRKEAYLKGLGTGLGRDPALDYVGSGRPEGPYPPSGWTLLDVPVDRGYAAAVAVRGELTRDGLLVRKLAGLDVVRHTCDALQTARTPP